Within Streptomyces roseirectus, the genomic segment GTCGGCCTGACCGGCAACCTCGCCGGATACCGCTTCACCGACACCGACGGCCGCGAGGTCACCGGCGCCCAGGTCGACTACAACGGACAGCCCGCCGGCTACGCGTCCGCCCCCGGCGACGCCCTCGCCTACGCCGACGCCCACGACAACGAGTCCCTGTTCGACGCCCTCGCGTTCAAACTCCCCGCCCGCACCGGCCCCGACGACCGCGCCCGCATGCAGGTCCTCGCGCTGGCGACGGCCCTCCTCTCCCAGGGCCCCGCCCTCTCCCAAGCCGGCACCGACCTGCTGCGCTCGAAGTCGCTGGACCGCAACTCCTACGACAGCGGCGACTGGTTCAACGCGATCCACTGGAACTGCGCCGACGGCAACGGCTTCGGCCGTGGCCTGCCACCCGCCGCCGACAACGCCGACAAGTGGCCCTACGCGAAACCCCTGTTGACGAGCGTCGAGGTCGGCTGCCCCCAGATCGAGGGAGCGTCCGCCGCCTACCGCGACCTGCTGAGGATCCGTACGACGGACGAGGCGTTCTCCCTCACCACGACAGCGCAGGTCCAGTCGGCCCTGTCGTTCCCGCTGTCCGGCCCCGGAGAGACACCCGGCGTGATCACCATGCGCCTCGGTGACCTGGTCGTCGTCTTCAACGCGACCCCGCACGTCCAGGACCAGAAGGTGGCCGAACTCGCCGGTGCCGACTACCGGTTGCACCCTGTTCAGCGCGCGGGCGCGGACCCTACCGTGAAGGGGGCGCGCTACGAGCGGGTTTCGGGCACGTTCGCCGTTCCGGGGCGCACGGTAGCGATTTTCTCCCGTACGGCTTGACGGCGCAGTAAGTTGTTGAACGCAAGGGATCGGTAAGTGCGGCTCGCCTCACGCATGTGCAGGGAGAGGAGACGGCCGTCGACGCTCAGCGGATCACCGAGGACGACGCCGGCGCGACCGTGCTGGTGGTCGACGACGTGGCGGCCAGCCGCTACGCCATGGGCGCCGTGCTGCGCCGCGCCGGACACCGCGTCGTGGACGCGGCGAGCGGCCGTGACGCCCTGCGCGAGGTCGACGTACGGCTGAGCGAGGGCGACCGGTTCGACGTAGCGCTGGTCGACGTCGGCCTGCCGGACATGAGCGGCTTCGAGCTGTGCCGGCGGCTCAAGGCGGCGCCGCGCACGGCCACGCTGCCCGTCGTCCACTTCTCCGCCGCCGTCGCGCCCCTCGACCGGTGCAAGGGGCTCGACGCGGGCGGCGAGGCGTATCTCACCGTCCCCGCCGACCCGATGGAGATCCAGGCCGTCGTCCGCGCGGCCCTGCGCGGGGCGCGCAAGCGCGGGGACGCCGAACAGGCGGCCCGGCGGCTGGCGTTGCTCACGGAGGCGATCGTCACCGTGCAGAGCGCGCGCGACGTGCAGGAGTTGGCCGACGCGGCGGCCGAGGGCGCGGCCCGGTTGACCGGCACGCCGGCCGTCGTCCTCGTCGTCGGCTCGCAGGGGCGGGTGTACCGGGGGCTGCCGCGCGGGCGGGCGCTGGTCGTGCCGCCGGACGAGGGGGCCGACGGGACGGTCGTCCGGCTGGTGAACCGGCTCGTGGAGGGGCGGGCCGGGACGCGGAACGTGGTCGTGCCCGCCGCGCTGTGGCCGCCCGGCTACTTCCGGCGCGGCGTCCGCGACGACGCCCGCCTCGTCCTCGCGCCCGCGCGCGACGGCGGTACGTCGGTGTGCCTGGCGACGCCCGCGCCGTCGGTCCACGACCTCGACCCCGGCGACGACGACCTGCTCGCCCGGCTCGCCCAGGCGACCGCGCTGGCCGCCGAGCCGCTGCTGATGTACCAGATCGAGCGGCATGTCGCGCTCACCCTCCAGCACAGCTTCCTGCCCCGCCCCGACACGCTGCCCAAGCTGCCCGGCGTCGACGTCGAGGTGCGGTACGTGCCCGCCTCGATGGAGGCCGAGATCGGCGGCGACTTCTACGCCGCGCTGTCCACCGACGCCGGCGCGCTCGTCGCCGTCGGGGACGTCGTCGGGCACTCGCTGGACGCGGCGACGGTCATGGTCGAGCTGCGGCACGCGTTGCGCGCGTACTGCATCGAGGACAGCGACCCGGGCGTCCTCGCCGCCCGCCTCGACCACATGCTCCAGCGCTACCACCCCGAACTCACCGCGACGCTCTGCCTGATGCTGGTCGACGCGGACGCCGGACGGGTCCGGGTCGCCAACGCCGGGCACATCCCGCCGCTGCTGATCGGCGACGGCACCGCCGAGTACGTCGACGCGGCCGGTCCGCTGCTCGGCCTCGGCCTGCCCCGCCCCGAGCCCGCCGAGTTCCGACTCGCCGCAGGACAGCGCCTGTTGATGGTCACCGACGGCCTCATCGAGACCCGGGGCACCGACCTCGCCGTCTCCCTCGGCCGCCTCCGCCAGGCCGCCGCCGGCGCCCCCGAGGGCCTGGACACCCTCTGCGACCTCCTCCTCGGCTGCTTCGCCGACGGCCGCGAGGACGACATCGCGATGCTGGCCCTGCAACTGCGGTGAGCGCTCACCCCCTTGGTTAGGGTGGCGTGACCCGCACCTACCGAGGAGCCCGCATGCCCCAGATCACCGTCGACCACTCGGCCACCCTCACCCCGTCCTTCGACCGCGCCGCCTTCGCCCGCGACCTGCACGCCGCGACCGTCGAGATCGCCGCCGCCCGCCCCGAGGCGTGCAAGACCCAGTTCCGCGCCGCTGAGCACACCGCCTTCGGGTACGAGGACGGCGGCCACGCGGTCGTCCACGTGACCATCGGCCTCCTCGCCGGCCGCACCCCCGAGGTCAAGTCCGAACTGACCGCCGCCGTGCTGGAGTTGCTGAAGAAGCATCTCGCCGGCCTGGGGGCCGACGGCCTCGTCCTGCACGCCTCCGCCGAAGTCCGCGACCTGGACCCGTCGTACACGAAGTTCGAGCGGTAAGTCCCTTACCGGTAACGGGACTTACGTCTAACGGGGTTTACGTCGCGAGCGCGATGAGCCGGGTCACCAGCAGCCCGAACGGGCCGTCGGCCGGCTCCCCGCCCAGCACCGGGCGCAGCAGCTCCTTCAGCTCCTCGTCGTACGCGGCGGTCACGGCCGTCAACGCGGCGAAGTCGTGGACGAGTTGGAGCTGAAGCTCCTCGCGCGGGATGCGCTTGCCGTCCAGCCAGATGAGGGCCGTGGACTCGGCGAGGGAGATCCAGGAGCGGACGAGGAGTTCGAGCCGGGGCGGCGGGTCGGTGATCTCCAGGTGGGACAGGATGTGCTCGTACGCCTTCTGGCGCACGGAGTTGATGAGCGCGTTGGTCGTCGAGGACCCCACCGCGGGGCCGCCCCGCAGGAGGGCGGCGAACCCGGGGCCGTGGTCGTCGACGAAGTCGAAGTACCGGCGCATGACCCGCAGCAGACGGGTGCCGAGCGGCCCTTCGTGCGGCTCCGCGAACCGGCTCGCCAGATCCTCCGACGCCCGCTTCAACGCGGCCTCGTACAGGCTGAGTTTGCCGGGGAAGTAGTGGTACACGAGCGGCCGCGAGATGCCGGCCGCCGCCGCTATCTCGTCGATCGAGACCTCGTCGGGGGAGCGCTGGGCGAACAGTTCGAGCGCGACCCCGATCAGCTGCTGCCGCCGCTCCTCCACGCCCATTCTCCGCCGCACCCCGGTTGTCATGCCGACAACTTTACCGAGCGGTACCCCACTTCAACCGCCCCACTCGGCAAGGTCGTTCACATGTCGAGCACCAGCCGCCCACCGCGCGCCCGCGAGACGCAGATCAGCATCGAGTCGCCGCGCTCCTGATCGGTGAGCAGTTCGTCCCGGTGGTCCACCTCCCCCTCCAGCACCCGCTGCCGGCACGTCCCGCAGAAACCCTGCTCGCACGAGTAGAGCGTGTCCGGCAGCTCCGCGCGGACGGCGGCCAGCACCGAGGAGTCCGCCCCGACCGTCAACACCCGCCCACTGCGCCGGAGTTCGACCTCGAAGGCGGACCCGGCGGAACCGACCGCCCCGAACCGTTCGAGCCGCACGCCGGGCACCAGCTCCTCGACCGCCCGCGCCAACCCCTCGGGCCCACAGCAGTAGACGGCCGTCCCCTCCGCCAACTCACCGAGCAGCCCGCCGAGTTCGGCCCTGCCCTCGACGACCGATACTCGGTCCGGCCCGAACTTCTCGACCTCCTCCAGGAACGGCATCGACGCCCGCGACCGCCCGCAGTACAGCAGCCGCCACGCGGCACCCTCCGGCAGCGCCCGCAGCATCGGCAGGATCGGCGTGATCCCGATACCGCCCGCGACGAACACGTACGCGGGCGCCCCGGACACCAGCGGGAACCGGTTGCGCGGCCCCCGCACCTCGACCTCCATGCCCTCCCGCAGCTCCTCGTGCACCTCGCGCGACCCGCCGCGCCCGTCCTCGACGAGCCGCACGGCGACCGTGTACGACGAGGCGTCCCCGGGGTCCCCGCACAGCGAGTACTGCCGCACCAGCCCCGACGGCAGCACCAGATCGAGGTGCGCCCCCGCCTCCCAGCGCGGCAACTCCCGACCTTCGAGCCGCAGTTGGACGACGCCGTCGGCGACCGTCTCGCGCGCCGCGACCGTCAGCCGCAGCCCGCGCGTGCGGGGCCGCCCGGAGATCGGCTCCTCCAGCGCCGGCATCGGCCACAGCGGGGACGCCTGGATCCGCCGCCGCAGCGCGCGCTTCACCAGCAGCGCGGCCCCGGCGACCGCGAGGACCGTCCGCACCCGGGGCGCCATCAGGCGGCCCGCTTCTCGGCGGCGAGCGCGGCGGGGGAGGTGGCGAGATACGCGACGGCCTGCGCCGTCGACGCCTCCTGCGAGGGGTGGTAGGCGTGGCTGAGGTAGCGGGGGATCGACTTCAGCAGGTCGCCGGTGGCCGGGAGGGTGCCCTGCCGGCCGCTCAGGTAGAACGCCTTCACGCTCGCCTTGCCGTCCAGGACGGTCGGGTCGTTCTCCATGAAGTACCGGGCCCCGCGCTGCCACAGGAACACCAGCGTCGCGAAAGCCGTCGCCCAGGTCCGCACCCGGCGCCGGTAGCCGCCGTCGACGTGCATGAACAGGTCGAAGGCGACCGAGCGGTGCTCGACCTCCTCGGCGCCGTGCCAGCGCAGCAGGTCCAGCATCATCGGGTCGGCGCCGCGCCGGTCCAGCTCGCCGGCGTTGAGCACCCAGTCCCCGAGGAACGCCGTGTAGTGCTCGATCGCCGCGATCAGCGCCACCCGCTCCATCAGCCACCAGCGCCGCGCCCGTCCCGGCGGCAGGGTGCGGTCGCCGAGCAGCTTCTCGAACATCCAGTCGACCTGTGCGGTGTACGGCGTCGGGTCGAGGCCCTGTTCCCGCAGGTGGGGGAGGACTTCGTCGTGGGCCTGGGAGTGCATGGCCTCCTGCCCGATGAACCCGACGACGTCCGAGCGCAGCCGCTCGTCGCGGATGTACGGCAGCACCTGCCGGTAGACGTGCACGAACCAGCGCTCGCCCGCCGGTAGCAGGAGGTGCAGCACGTTGATGGTGTGCGTGGTGAAGGGGTCCCCGGGCACCCAGTGCAGCGGGGTCTCCTCCCAGGAGAACGACACCTTCCGCGCCTTGAGGTCGACCTGCTCGCCCTCGACCGGCCGGGGTGCCCGTGCGGCCTTCTTGTTAGACATAATGTCAATGTACTGACGGGTAGAGCGGGGGTGAACCCCCGTGCACGACCGAATTCCGACGCCCGGGACCCATCGGACGGCCCCTAGTGGAGCACCTTGACCGGCTTCCCGCCCTTCAGCGTCCCCTCCAGCGTGGCCTGCACGCCCTGCTCGGTCCGCACGGTCAGCAGGTTGCCCTCCGCCGCCACGTTGACCCCGCCCGCCGTCCGCACCGACCGCGTGTCCTTGTCCCCGGCGGCCATCAGGAACCAGTGCCCCTTCTTCGACTTCCACAGCGCCCCGGCCAGCACGTGCGGATCACGCGGACCGCACGCCGGCACGTCCGCCGCCTTCGCCACGACCGCCCCGAACAGCCCGCCCGGCGTGTGGAACTGGGCGCTCGCCCGCGTCCCGTCACCCCGCCAGGTCTCCGCACGCGTGCACACCCACTGCGCCGACCCGCTCCCGTCCGGCAGCGGCTGGCGCGCGAACTGCCAGGCGTTCACGGCCCGGACGCCCGCCGCGCGCAGGTCCGCGAGCGAACACGCGTACGGCGCCCAGGTCTTGAGGGCGTCCACGCCGGTCACGTCCCGCCCGGCGCCCGGCTTGCCCGACGTCAGCCGCGCCGGCACCAACTCGCCGAGGTCGCTGAGGAGTTGACGGCCCTGCCCGCCGGTCAGCTGGAGGACGTTCCAGCCCGTGCAGGCGCCCGTCCGCGTCGCCGGACTGCCCATCGGCGACGTCACCCCACCGGTGAGCGTCAGATCCATCACCCCGGCGCTCGGCTTCGACAGGTCCCGCTCACCGGCCCCGGTCACCCAAGGCGCCGTCAGATAACGGACGTTGCCGTCGGCGCGGCTCAGCACCACCGCGCCCGCCTCCGCGCCGGACGCCCCGTCCACCCGCGCGAAGTCCAGCGCGGCCCCGGCCGTCCCGTCCTTCGGCTCGGCG encodes:
- a CDS encoding fused response regulator/phosphatase — its product is MGAVLRRAGHRVVDAASGRDALREVDVRLSEGDRFDVALVDVGLPDMSGFELCRRLKAAPRTATLPVVHFSAAVAPLDRCKGLDAGGEAYLTVPADPMEIQAVVRAALRGARKRGDAEQAARRLALLTEAIVTVQSARDVQELADAAAEGAARLTGTPAVVLVVGSQGRVYRGLPRGRALVVPPDEGADGTVVRLVNRLVEGRAGTRNVVVPAALWPPGYFRRGVRDDARLVLAPARDGGTSVCLATPAPSVHDLDPGDDDLLARLAQATALAAEPLLMYQIERHVALTLQHSFLPRPDTLPKLPGVDVEVRYVPASMEAEIGGDFYAALSTDAGALVAVGDVVGHSLDAATVMVELRHALRAYCIEDSDPGVLAARLDHMLQRYHPELTATLCLMLVDADAGRVRVANAGHIPPLLIGDGTAEYVDAAGPLLGLGLPRPEPAEFRLAAGQRLLMVTDGLIETRGTDLAVSLGRLRQAAAGAPEGLDTLCDLLLGCFADGREDDIAMLALQLR
- a CDS encoding 5-carboxymethyl-2-hydroxymuconate Delta-isomerase, with the translated sequence MPQITVDHSATLTPSFDRAAFARDLHAATVEIAAARPEACKTQFRAAEHTAFGYEDGGHAVVHVTIGLLAGRTPEVKSELTAAVLELLKKHLAGLGADGLVLHASAEVRDLDPSYTKFER
- a CDS encoding TetR/AcrR family transcriptional regulator, which encodes MTTGVRRRMGVEERRQQLIGVALELFAQRSPDEVSIDEIAAAAGISRPLVYHYFPGKLSLYEAALKRASEDLASRFAEPHEGPLGTRLLRVMRRYFDFVDDHGPGFAALLRGGPAVGSSTTNALINSVRQKAYEHILSHLEITDPPPRLELLVRSWISLAESTALIWLDGKRIPREELQLQLVHDFAALTAVTAAYDEELKELLRPVLGGEPADGPFGLLVTRLIALAT
- a CDS encoding PDR/VanB family oxidoreductase, with the protein product MAPRVRTVLAVAGAALLVKRALRRRIQASPLWPMPALEEPISGRPRTRGLRLTVAARETVADGVVQLRLEGRELPRWEAGAHLDLVLPSGLVRQYSLCGDPGDASSYTVAVRLVEDGRGGSREVHEELREGMEVEVRGPRNRFPLVSGAPAYVFVAGGIGITPILPMLRALPEGAAWRLLYCGRSRASMPFLEEVEKFGPDRVSVVEGRAELGGLLGELAEGTAVYCCGPEGLARAVEELVPGVRLERFGAVGSAGSAFEVELRRSGRVLTVGADSSVLAAVRAELPDTLYSCEQGFCGTCRQRVLEGEVDHRDELLTDQERGDSMLICVSRARGGRLVLDM
- a CDS encoding metal-dependent hydrolase, with the translated sequence MSNKKAARAPRPVEGEQVDLKARKVSFSWEETPLHWVPGDPFTTHTINVLHLLLPAGERWFVHVYRQVLPYIRDERLRSDVVGFIGQEAMHSQAHDEVLPHLREQGLDPTPYTAQVDWMFEKLLGDRTLPPGRARRWWLMERVALIAAIEHYTAFLGDWVLNAGELDRRGADPMMLDLLRWHGAEEVEHRSVAFDLFMHVDGGYRRRVRTWATAFATLVFLWQRGARYFMENDPTVLDGKASVKAFYLSGRQGTLPATGDLLKSIPRYLSHAYHPSQEASTAQAVAYLATSPAALAAEKRAA